CCTAAAAAAACAAATTTATGGCTAAAATCCCCTAACGAATTATGCTGCTCCAGCAAGCCCGCGATAACTCCCGCTCCATACTTAAAAAGATAGGGAAACACATTGAAAACTGTTTCTTGTAAACGGTTATACGGATACAGGTTGCGCGCAATGTACTCCAGATCCTTTCGTAAGTCTTGATTCTCTCTGCTGTACCTTTGCCAAACCTTATCTTCCAGATATTTTAGCTGGTCCATAATCCGTTCTAAATTTTCGCTTTGTAACCCCTGCAAATCATTGTATTTTTCTAGAAATTCCCGGCTAAAGTGGTTTATTTCCCCTGCAATCCGCTCCCGGAAAAGGCTGAATTTCTCTTTGATTCCTAACTTATCCCGGGCAATTAAAATTTTCGTCATTCTCCCCGTCAAGCCTTGCCAAACCTCCGCCAAATCGGTCACTTGGTACCGGTTTAGCATTACTTCCACCTGCGGTTCGACCAAAGTAAAGCTGGCTCTGGGATAAAGTATGGGCATTTCTCCGCCGAAGGCAGCAAAAACATTCTTGAGTTGGGCCCAGTAATTGATTTCGCCGGGACCTGCTACGTAAACTGCTGTGGGGAGAAGACAGTCCTGTAAAACCGGCCTTAGGATTACATCGGGACTTAAGGTTTCCGGATTAAACCGGATCAACTGTTCTATTTCTTCCCTGCTGTATAAACTTTGCCCCGCCCTGAACCCCCCTTCCCAAGCTAAGAGAGGTTCCCGGTTACCTTGCCTGTAAAGGAAAAGGTGAGTGTGGCTGGACGATTTTAAAACAGCAGGGGTGCAACCGAGCTTTTCAATCAACAGGTTAGACTTCTCCACTCCCTGGTGAAATTCATCTTGAATTTGCAAAGCTTTTTGGTAGAAAGGCGCTGCCATCCGGCGCAACC
This region of Zhaonella formicivorans genomic DNA includes:
- the bshC gene encoding bacillithiol biosynthesis cysteine-adding enzyme BshC is translated as MWSRPVAFPAVKDIYRLYVQDFNRVQELFTYNPAEFPIEKRVRFLQEKWTGDRSKLAAILDEDNRRLGADSKTLRSIAELAQEDAVAVVTGQQVGIFTGPLLTIYKTLTAVFLCQVLRSKYNIRAVPVFWSAGEDHDYQEVNHIFCLNREGKIQRLTLAYKPAGTPAAGLVSTGEHCFRLVQQLKSQTIDAAFKQAYAGLLLDKLAASSTLADWFGRLLLSLFSQYGLVYFNPMLPGLRRMAAPFYQKALQIQDEFHQGVEKSNLLIEKLGCTPAVLKSSSHTHLFLYRQGNREPLLAWEGGFRAGQSLYSREEIEQLIRFNPETLSPDVILRPVLQDCLLPTAVYVAGPGEINYWAQLKNVFAAFGGEMPILYPRASFTLVEPQVEVMLNRYQVTDLAEVWQGLTGRMTKILIARDKLGIKEKFSLFRERIAGEINHFSREFLEKYNDLQGLQSENLERIMDQLKYLEDKVWQRYSRENQDLRKDLEYIARNLYPYNRLQETVFNVFPYLFKYGAGVIAGLLEQHNSLGDFSHKFVFLGS